The following coding sequences are from one uncultured Cohaesibacter sp. window:
- a CDS encoding sugar ABC transporter permease: MGGENRYLGLAYLSPYIVGLLVFTAFPFAYSFYLSFTDYSLMSSPEWVGLDNYTKLFTRDRTFDKSLKVTLIYVFSTVPLKLVFALFIAVILNYKLKAINFFRTAYYVPSILGGSIAIAVLWRYVFADTGLVNMVLGVVGIEGINWFGDPTNALFTITLLRCWQFGSAMVIFLAALQGVDKSLYEAAAVDDANQWQVFRHITLPLITPVIFFNLIMQSVQAFQEFNGPYIITNGGPLKSTYLLPLYIYDKAFRSFEMGYASAIAWILFTMIMILTVVAFWSSKKWVYYAGDKRS; the protein is encoded by the coding sequence TTGGGCGGCGAAAATCGCTATCTCGGTCTTGCCTACTTGTCACCCTACATCGTAGGGTTGCTGGTCTTTACGGCTTTTCCCTTTGCTTACTCATTCTATCTGAGTTTCACAGACTATTCTCTGATGAGCTCTCCGGAATGGGTTGGCCTGGACAACTATACCAAGTTGTTTACCCGAGACCGTACCTTTGACAAGTCACTCAAAGTGACCTTGATTTACGTGTTCTCTACGGTTCCACTGAAGCTGGTCTTTGCGCTGTTTATTGCAGTGATCCTGAACTACAAGCTGAAAGCCATCAACTTTTTCCGCACAGCTTACTATGTTCCATCCATTCTTGGCGGATCCATCGCGATCGCAGTGCTGTGGCGCTATGTTTTTGCTGACACAGGTCTGGTCAACATGGTTCTGGGAGTAGTTGGTATTGAGGGTATCAACTGGTTCGGGGATCCAACCAACGCGCTGTTTACGATCACGCTTTTGCGCTGCTGGCAGTTTGGCTCGGCCATGGTGATTTTCCTCGCCGCGTTGCAAGGCGTGGACAAGTCTCTTTATGAAGCTGCTGCGGTGGATGATGCCAACCAGTGGCAAGTTTTCCGCCACATCACCCTGCCGCTGATCACCCCGGTGATCTTCTTCAACCTGATCATGCAGAGCGTGCAGGCCTTCCAGGAATTCAACGGCCCCTACATCATCACCAACGGTGGCCCGCTGAAATCGACTTATCTGTTGCCGCTCTATATTTATGACAAGGCCTTCAGGAGCTTTGAAATGGGCTACGCCTCGGCGATTGCCTGGATCCTGTTCACCATGATCATGATTTTGACCGTTGTTGCTTTCTGGTCTTCCAAAAAGTGGGTCTATTACGCTGGCGACAAAAGGAGCTGA
- a CDS encoding carbohydrate ABC transporter permease produces MANSSVAEDMERVNRLIARRQKINSLVRYVLLIVVGFIMLYPLIWLVGASFKTNSEIFSNPGFWPKEPTISGYVKGWQTSTPYTFGHFFWNTFLIILPKTIGTCISASLVAYGFARFEFPMKKLFFSLLIATLLLPNVVTRIPQYLLFRDMGWLDTFLPLWVPSALAGDAFFTFMLVQFLRGIPRDMEEAARVDGANSLQTLWYIVTPLLAPALISVALFQFMWTMNDFLGPLIYLSSVDKFPVSLALKLSIDTTEAFDWNQILAMSVLAITPALIVFFMAQKYFIEGISTGGVKG; encoded by the coding sequence ATGGCAAATTCCTCTGTTGCCGAGGATATGGAACGCGTCAACCGTCTGATAGCACGGCGCCAAAAGATCAACTCTCTGGTTCGTTATGTGCTGTTGATCGTCGTTGGTTTCATCATGCTCTATCCGCTGATCTGGCTGGTGGGTGCATCCTTCAAAACCAACTCCGAGATCTTCTCAAATCCGGGCTTCTGGCCCAAGGAGCCAACAATCAGCGGTTATGTCAAGGGCTGGCAGACATCAACGCCATACACCTTCGGGCATTTCTTCTGGAATACCTTCCTGATCATTCTGCCAAAAACGATCGGGACATGCATCAGCGCCTCGCTGGTGGCTTATGGCTTTGCCCGCTTCGAGTTCCCGATGAAGAAACTGTTCTTCTCGCTTCTCATTGCCACCTTGCTGTTGCCAAACGTTGTGACCCGCATTCCTCAGTATCTTCTGTTCCGTGATATGGGATGGCTCGATACATTCCTGCCGCTGTGGGTGCCTTCGGCACTGGCCGGAGATGCGTTCTTCACCTTCATGCTGGTTCAGTTCCTGCGCGGCATTCCCCGCGACATGGAGGAAGCCGCCCGAGTGGATGGCGCCAACAGCCTGCAGACCCTGTGGTATATCGTGACCCCACTGCTGGCTCCGGCGCTCATCTCGGTTGCCCTGTTCCAGTTCATGTGGACCATGAACGACTTCCTTGGTCCTCTCATCTATCTGTCCTCGGTTGACAAATTCCCTGTCTCCCTGGCTCTCAAACTATCCATCGACACGACGGAAGCCTTCGACTGGAACCAGATCCTGGCGATGTCCGTGCTCGCAATCACGCCTGCGCTGATCGTCTTCTTCATGGCGCAGAAATACTTCATCGAAGGCATCTCAACAGGCGGAGTTAAAGGGTAA
- the ugpC gene encoding sn-glycerol-3-phosphate ABC transporter ATP-binding protein UgpC: MAHLQLKKLVKRYPNGFEAVHGIDLDVQDGEFMVLVGPSGCAKSTTLRMVAGLESVTGGEIRIGEQVVNTLAPGRRGIAMVFQNYALYPHMKVKNNLSFGLRLAGRPKAEIEAATNEVAEILEIEPLLDRLPKELSGGQAQRVALGRALIKKPEVFLFDEPLSNLDAKLRASMRVRITDLHRRLKEEGRPATVIYVTHDQTEAMTMGDRICVMKEGHIMQVADPVTLYDKPDNAFVAGFIGTPEMNLITADLSIAGSHTLKIGSQTISLDPSLASRIKSSADNSKVIFGIRPQHFHLVENGTADALTGEVSALEFMGHEVYLHVNVEGNSLIVVVPGEEYDPSKVRGSKVTLKVNEARAHIFDKESGKNISLI; the protein is encoded by the coding sequence ATGGCACACCTTCAACTTAAGAAACTCGTAAAACGCTACCCTAACGGCTTCGAGGCTGTCCACGGCATCGATCTTGATGTTCAGGACGGTGAGTTCATGGTGCTGGTCGGTCCGTCTGGCTGCGCGAAATCAACCACCCTGCGTATGGTTGCCGGTCTGGAATCGGTAACCGGCGGCGAAATCCGCATCGGTGAGCAGGTTGTCAACACACTGGCTCCGGGTCGTCGCGGCATCGCCATGGTGTTTCAGAATTATGCGCTCTATCCGCATATGAAAGTAAAGAACAATCTCTCATTTGGTCTTCGCCTTGCTGGTCGTCCAAAAGCAGAGATTGAAGCAGCCACCAATGAAGTGGCGGAAATTCTTGAAATCGAGCCTTTGCTTGATCGCCTGCCCAAAGAACTGTCCGGTGGACAGGCCCAGCGTGTGGCTCTTGGACGTGCCTTGATCAAGAAACCGGAAGTTTTCCTGTTTGACGAACCTCTTTCCAACCTTGATGCCAAACTCCGCGCGTCCATGCGTGTTCGCATCACGGACTTGCATCGTCGCCTGAAGGAAGAAGGCCGTCCGGCTACCGTCATCTATGTGACCCATGACCAGACCGAAGCCATGACCATGGGCGACCGCATCTGTGTCATGAAGGAAGGTCACATCATGCAGGTTGCGGATCCCGTTACGCTTTATGATAAGCCGGACAATGCCTTTGTGGCCGGCTTCATCGGCACACCGGAAATGAACCTGATCACAGCAGATCTTTCAATTGCGGGATCGCATACGTTGAAAATCGGCAGCCAGACCATTTCTCTTGACCCATCATTGGCCTCTCGTATCAAGTCTTCTGCCGACAATAGCAAAGTGATTTTCGGTATTCGCCCGCAGCATTTCCATCTGGTCGAGAACGGCACTGCCGATGCTTTGACTGGTGAAGTCTCTGCGCTCGAATTCATGGGACACGAGGTCTATCTGCACGTCAATGTCGAGGGCAATTCGCTCATCGTGGTTGTTCCTGGCGAAGAATATGACCCTTCGAAGGTACGCGGCTCCAAAGTGACCCTGAAGGTCAATGAAGCTCGCGCTCATATCTTCGACAAAGAGAGCGGGAAGAACATCTCACTCATCTGA
- a CDS encoding glycoside hydrolase family 28 protein, with protein MTITASAITARTAALCLNPDGKSKFFLPNKSAWTLYQDEELVRSGETDRVITFFDSLDPQSNYRFEMEGEDSFFFSTSECAGRVDIRDFGASTTAANNAAAIAAALASVPVGGTLAIPEGRWATGPLFLKSDMTLHLEPGATLVFITDRDQIPILPARTAQGDMLGSWEGLPDACYASIITAIGCTNLEITGSGTLDGSGAQGDWWSWAKESRNGARRARTLFLNNCEAVTISGITVQNSPSWTVHPLYCRDIEFIGLSIKNPANSPNTDGLDPECCNNVLLEGIHFTVGDDCIAIKACKRADDGSADHIRPCEHVTVRHCYMERGHGAVVIGSEMSGSVRHVTIEHCDFLGTDRGLRLKTRRGRGGEIAYIRCHNISMQGVHSAIVANCFYFCDHDGRSEWVQSREPYPVDASTPSIHDIEISDLVIRDVRVAIGAFYGLPEMPIRSVSIQNVYASFDDSIEGDVPVMALHVPVCHHVGFSTEFAELNFQTEHGYFLLSSEKE; from the coding sequence ATGACAATCACCGCGTCGGCAATCACCGCGCGAACAGCAGCGCTTTGTCTCAATCCGGATGGGAAATCCAAGTTTTTCCTACCGAACAAGAGCGCCTGGACGCTTTACCAAGATGAAGAATTGGTGCGCTCCGGTGAAACAGACCGGGTTATCACCTTTTTCGACAGTCTGGACCCGCAATCAAATTACCGCTTCGAGATGGAAGGAGAAGACAGCTTTTTCTTCTCCACTTCTGAATGCGCAGGCCGGGTAGATATCAGAGATTTCGGAGCCTCAACAACTGCAGCAAACAATGCTGCAGCAATCGCAGCAGCTCTTGCATCTGTGCCTGTCGGCGGCACGCTCGCTATTCCTGAAGGACGCTGGGCAACAGGGCCGCTGTTCCTTAAAAGCGACATGACCTTGCATCTGGAGCCAGGCGCCACTCTGGTCTTCATAACGGATCGGGACCAGATCCCCATTCTTCCAGCCCGTACGGCGCAAGGGGACATGCTTGGTTCCTGGGAAGGTTTGCCCGATGCCTGCTATGCCTCGATCATCACTGCCATTGGCTGCACCAATCTGGAGATCACCGGCTCGGGTACACTGGATGGGTCTGGCGCTCAAGGCGACTGGTGGAGCTGGGCAAAGGAGAGCCGCAACGGAGCACGACGTGCACGCACCTTGTTTCTGAACAATTGCGAAGCGGTCACGATTTCAGGCATCACGGTGCAGAATTCTCCATCCTGGACGGTGCATCCTCTCTATTGCCGGGATATCGAATTTATCGGCCTTTCAATCAAAAACCCTGCCAATTCGCCCAATACTGACGGCCTTGATCCCGAATGCTGCAATAATGTTCTGCTTGAAGGCATTCATTTCACGGTTGGAGACGATTGCATCGCCATCAAGGCATGCAAACGCGCAGATGATGGCTCGGCCGATCATATTCGCCCTTGCGAGCATGTCACTGTACGCCATTGCTACATGGAACGCGGCCATGGCGCGGTGGTCATTGGTTCCGAGATGAGCGGCTCTGTTCGCCATGTCACCATCGAGCATTGCGATTTCCTTGGTACGGACCGTGGTTTGCGGCTGAAGACCCGCAGGGGACGCGGTGGCGAGATTGCATATATTCGCTGCCATAACATCTCCATGCAGGGTGTTCATTCGGCAATCGTGGCCAACTGCTTCTATTTCTGCGACCATGACGGGCGCTCCGAGTGGGTTCAATCCCGCGAGCCCTACCCTGTTGATGCGTCGACCCCTTCGATCCACGATATCGAAATCAGTGATCTCGTTATCCGCGACGTTCGAGTAGCGATTGGTGCCTTTTACGGCCTGCCTGAAATGCCCATTCGCTCAGTCTCCATCCAAAATGTTTATGCCAGTTTTGATGACAGCATCGAGGGCGATGTGCCGGTCATGGCACTGCACGTACCTGTTTGCCATCATGTTGGATTTTCTACGGAATTTGCCGAATTGAATTTTCAGACCGAGCATGGATATTTTCTACTTTCCTCCGAAAAAGAATAG
- a CDS encoding glycoside hydrolase family 88 protein has product MLTSYFRQYAENYSAYKSGPICYEDGCLYRGLITLFEATGEKSWLDILISFAQKQVAPDGTMTGYVLEEYNIDNILSGRAFLFLYKKTGDGRYLSACQTLAKQLATHPKTNAGNYWHKKRYPYQVWLDGLYMGLPFQIEYGQMIGDDALVSDALTQLEQALEIMGAGQNGLYAHGYDESREQAWADKETGLSPAHWARAIGWLTVALVDICELVGAEKMGPLSIRTVRLLEEIVKLQDEKGAWLQVIDQPDLEGNYLESSASAMFSYALMKAARLGLGDQFVAPGVKGHDYLALLVKDSDPQVLPNIVCVAGLGGFDGNYRDGTPAYYVSEMIKADDIKGVGPFMMASAERLRMGTK; this is encoded by the coding sequence ATGTTGACTTCTTATTTCCGCCAATATGCAGAGAATTACAGCGCCTACAAAAGCGGTCCCATTTGTTATGAAGATGGCTGCCTCTATCGTGGACTGATCACTCTGTTTGAAGCCACCGGCGAGAAGAGTTGGCTCGACATTCTGATCTCCTTTGCGCAAAAACAGGTTGCTCCTGACGGAACGATGACTGGCTATGTGCTTGAAGAATATAATATCGATAACATCCTCTCGGGCCGCGCGTTTCTCTTTCTCTACAAAAAGACAGGGGACGGGAGATATCTATCCGCATGCCAGACACTTGCCAAACAGCTGGCGACCCATCCAAAGACCAATGCAGGCAACTATTGGCACAAAAAGCGCTATCCTTATCAAGTCTGGCTTGATGGCCTTTACATGGGGCTGCCATTCCAGATCGAATATGGCCAGATGATCGGGGATGACGCGCTCGTGAGCGATGCCCTCACCCAGCTTGAACAGGCGCTGGAAATTATGGGTGCTGGGCAAAATGGCCTTTACGCCCATGGTTATGACGAATCCCGGGAGCAAGCATGGGCCGACAAGGAAACCGGTCTTTCCCCTGCCCATTGGGCGCGGGCAATCGGCTGGCTCACTGTGGCTCTTGTTGACATTTGCGAACTGGTTGGCGCTGAAAAGATGGGACCTCTCTCGATCAGAACCGTTCGGCTGCTTGAAGAAATCGTCAAGTTGCAAGATGAAAAAGGCGCTTGGCTACAAGTTATCGATCAGCCTGACCTTGAGGGCAATTATCTGGAAAGCTCTGCTTCTGCCATGTTCAGCTATGCGTTGATGAAAGCGGCTCGTCTTGGCTTGGGTGATCAGTTCGTCGCTCCGGGCGTTAAAGGACATGATTATCTTGCGCTACTGGTTAAAGACAGCGATCCGCAGGTCTTGCCAAATATCGTTTGCGTCGCTGGCCTCGGGGGCTTTGATGGCAACTATCGCGATGGCACACCGGCTTATTATGTATCAGAGATGATCAAGGCCGATGACATCAAAGGGGTTGGCCCATTCATGATGGCTTCGGCGGAACGTCTTCGTATGGGGACAAAATAG
- a CDS encoding response regulator, with protein MTLQLAPVSAQQVVHQLNRVLIADDNSIARDTLRKGVKLHTDQRYLEISIAKDGNEALEMLQKKRFDLAFLDINMPGMGAPELISTIKETASKNCMIVVVSTNLDHKSAAIFKKYQAYHFITKPFRTTEISDVYFTYLAITRRYSVVIVDDSATMRKLARKVFEASRFSFDIKEAGSAEEAINMIIRQPPQIVVTDFHMPNIDGLELAGAIHNASDKIAIYLMSTTSTSYLERSAAFVGVTGFLGKPFYPEDVDSIMHKLLELDKPKFGKTREMFSFLDRKTSKEA; from the coding sequence ATGACGCTTCAATTGGCACCAGTATCCGCGCAACAAGTGGTTCACCAACTCAACCGCGTTTTGATCGCGGATGACAACTCGATCGCTCGTGACACTTTGCGAAAAGGCGTAAAACTGCACACTGATCAAAGATATCTGGAAATCAGCATTGCCAAAGATGGCAATGAAGCTCTTGAAATGTTGCAAAAGAAGCGATTTGATTTGGCTTTTCTGGACATTAACATGCCGGGCATGGGCGCGCCGGAGCTGATTTCCACCATTAAGGAAACAGCCTCGAAGAATTGCATGATCGTAGTGGTTTCGACAAATCTGGACCACAAGTCCGCAGCGATTTTCAAGAAATATCAAGCCTATCACTTCATCACGAAACCGTTCCGCACGACAGAAATTTCGGACGTATATTTCACCTATTTGGCGATAACACGCAGATATTCTGTGGTTATCGTGGACGATTCTGCAACCATGCGAAAGCTGGCGCGCAAGGTTTTCGAAGCCAGCCGCTTTTCCTTTGACATAAAAGAGGCAGGAAGCGCTGAAGAAGCCATCAATATGATTATCCGACAACCGCCGCAAATTGTGGTTACGGATTTTCATATGCCAAACATCGACGGGTTGGAACTGGCGGGCGCCATCCACAATGCCTCTGACAAAATCGCCATCTATTTGATGTCGACAACCTCGACCAGCTACCTGGAGAGGTCGGCCGCTTTTGTGGGAGTCACCGGGTTTCTAGGCAAACCATTCTATCCCGAGGATGTCGACAGCATCATGCATAAGCTGCTTGAACTGGACAAACCAAAGTTCGGAAAAACCAGAGAGATGTTCAGCTTCCTTGACCGCAAAACCTCCAAAGAAGCCTAA
- the adhE gene encoding bifunctional acetaldehyde-CoA/alcohol dehydrogenase codes for MTVTNAAELDRLIARVKAAQAKFASFSQEQVDRIFRQAAFAAANARIPLAMMAAEETGMGVVEDKVIKNHFASEYIYNKYKDTPTCGILEEDEIGGTMTIAEPVGVICGIVPTTNPTSTAIFKALISLKTRNGIIFSPHPRAKKATCEAARLVLEAAVAAGAPKDIIGWIDEPTLDLSNALMRHPAINLILATGGPGMVKAAYSSGKPAIGVGAGNAPVVIDEHADIKRAVSSILMSKTFDNGMICASEQALVIVDAVYEAVLERFAKYGGYILTSKQTDALRQTVFPDGRLNSEIVGQSAYKIAERAGFSVPLETKVLMAEVDGVEDEAFAHEKLSPTIALYRRKDYKDAVDTAARLVALGGIGHTSVLYTDQDRCSDRVEDFGKKMKTGRILVNMPSSQGGIGDLYNFNVAPSLTLGCGSWGGNSISENVGPKHLINKKIVAKREENMLWHKVPNSIYFRRGCMAEAFKDLKGKHRAMIVTDRFLFANGYVDEAVRLLKAQGVDVDIFADVEADPTLSIVRKGTEKCRAFNPDLIIAIGGGSPMDAAKIMWVMYEHPDVSFKDLALRFMDIRKRIYKFPKMGEKAMMIAIPTTSGTGSEATPFAVVTDDVSGQKYPLADYELTPDMAIVDANLVMNMPKSLTAFGGIDAVTHALEAYVSVMANEFSDGQALMALKLLKENLPSAYLNGADDPVAREHVHSGATIAGIAFANAFLGVCHSMAHKLGAAFHLPHGLANALLISNVIRYNATNNPTKQTAFSQYDRPKARARYAEIAEHLKLGGERTQNKVENLIAWIDELKADLEIPSSIQAAGIAEADFLAKIDEVAVAAFDDQCTGANPRFPLISELKQIMLDSYYGRPFIEVYERGENKPEEPSAKAKGASVVPLKTEKRKPA; via the coding sequence ATGACTGTTACCAATGCCGCAGAGCTTGATCGTCTCATTGCCCGTGTAAAAGCTGCGCAGGCGAAATTTGCAAGCTTTTCTCAAGAACAAGTTGACCGCATTTTCCGTCAGGCCGCTTTTGCTGCCGCCAACGCGCGTATTCCGCTTGCGATGATGGCCGCCGAAGAAACAGGCATGGGCGTTGTTGAAGACAAGGTGATCAAAAATCATTTTGCTTCTGAATATATTTACAACAAATACAAGGATACCCCGACCTGCGGCATCCTTGAAGAAGACGAAATCGGCGGCACGATGACTATCGCCGAACCGGTTGGCGTTATCTGTGGCATTGTGCCAACCACCAACCCGACGTCTACCGCCATTTTTAAGGCGCTAATTTCTCTCAAAACCCGCAACGGTATCATTTTCAGTCCGCATCCTCGCGCCAAAAAGGCGACCTGTGAAGCGGCCAGATTGGTACTTGAAGCCGCCGTTGCCGCTGGTGCTCCCAAGGATATCATTGGTTGGATTGATGAACCAACTCTGGATCTCTCCAACGCACTGATGCGCCACCCCGCTATAAATCTTATTCTGGCAACTGGCGGGCCGGGCATGGTGAAAGCTGCTTATTCGTCAGGCAAACCTGCCATCGGCGTGGGCGCGGGCAATGCGCCTGTCGTGATCGATGAACATGCCGATATCAAGCGGGCCGTCTCGTCCATTCTCATGTCAAAGACCTTTGATAACGGCATGATTTGCGCCTCCGAGCAAGCACTCGTTATAGTGGATGCTGTTTACGAGGCTGTTCTTGAGCGTTTCGCCAAATATGGTGGCTATATCCTGACGTCAAAGCAAACGGATGCCCTTCGCCAGACCGTTTTTCCGGATGGCCGTCTTAACAGCGAGATTGTGGGGCAATCGGCCTACAAAATCGCAGAGCGTGCCGGGTTTAGTGTTCCGCTTGAAACCAAGGTGCTCATGGCCGAAGTGGATGGCGTGGAAGATGAAGCCTTCGCTCACGAAAAACTATCTCCAACCATCGCTCTTTATCGCCGCAAAGATTACAAGGACGCGGTCGACACGGCAGCCCGACTGGTCGCCCTTGGCGGTATCGGTCATACGTCCGTCCTTTATACGGATCAGGACCGCTGCTCTGATCGCGTAGAAGACTTCGGCAAGAAGATGAAAACCGGGCGTATTCTGGTCAATATGCCGTCCTCCCAAGGGGGCATCGGTGACCTTTACAACTTCAATGTCGCACCGTCCCTTACACTTGGGTGCGGCTCTTGGGGTGGTAACTCGATCTCAGAGAATGTAGGACCAAAGCACCTCATCAACAAGAAGATCGTGGCGAAACGCGAGGAAAACATGCTTTGGCACAAGGTTCCAAACTCCATTTATTTCCGTCGCGGATGCATGGCTGAAGCCTTCAAGGATTTGAAAGGCAAGCACCGTGCAATGATCGTGACCGACCGTTTCCTCTTTGCCAATGGTTATGTGGATGAGGCGGTGCGCCTGTTGAAAGCACAGGGCGTTGATGTCGATATCTTTGCCGATGTGGAAGCCGATCCTACGCTCTCGATCGTGCGCAAAGGAACGGAAAAGTGCCGGGCTTTCAACCCTGATCTGATCATCGCAATCGGTGGCGGTTCGCCAATGGATGCGGCCAAAATCATGTGGGTGATGTATGAGCACCCGGATGTCAGTTTCAAGGATCTTGCCTTGCGCTTCATGGACATTCGCAAGCGCATCTACAAATTCCCGAAAATGGGCGAGAAAGCAATGATGATTGCCATCCCGACCACTTCGGGCACGGGCTCGGAAGCCACCCCGTTTGCCGTGGTGACTGATGATGTCAGTGGGCAGAAATATCCGCTTGCAGACTATGAGTTGACGCCGGATATGGCGATTGTTGACGCAAACCTCGTCATGAATATGCCGAAATCCCTCACTGCTTTCGGCGGCATTGATGCGGTTACTCATGCGCTTGAGGCCTATGTTTCGGTAATGGCCAATGAGTTCTCCGATGGTCAGGCCTTGATGGCGCTCAAATTGCTCAAGGAAAATCTGCCATCCGCCTATCTGAACGGTGCAGATGATCCTGTTGCTCGCGAGCATGTGCACAGCGGTGCCACCATCGCCGGCATTGCCTTTGCCAACGCTTTCCTTGGCGTTTGTCACTCCATGGCGCACAAGCTTGGGGCGGCTTTCCACCTGCCGCATGGTTTGGCCAATGCGTTGCTGATTTCCAACGTTATTCGGTACAACGCCACCAACAACCCGACCAAGCAAACCGCATTTTCACAGTATGACAGGCCCAAAGCACGCGCCCGTTATGCCGAGATTGCCGAACATCTCAAGCTTGGTGGTGAACGCACGCAAAACAAGGTTGAAAATCTGATTGCCTGGATCGACGAGCTCAAAGCTGATCTGGAAATCCCTTCGAGCATTCAGGCTGCCGGTATTGCCGAAGCAGATTTTCTGGCCAAGATTGATGAAGTCGCCGTCGCGGCTTTTGATGATCAGTGCACCGGAGCAAACCCGCGCTTCCCGCTGATCTCGGAGCTCAAGCAGATCATGCTCGACAGCTATTATGGACGCCCGTTCATCGAAGTTTATGAACGTGGAGAAAACAAGCCCGAAGAACCAAGCGCCAAAGCAAAGGGCGCCAGCGTTGTTCCTTTGAAAACGGAGAAGAGAAAACCCGCTTAA